One genomic window of Cellulophaga sp. Hel_I_12 includes the following:
- a CDS encoding site-2 protease family protein yields the protein MKGFLDLGKVVGVQLKVHWTFALLLIWAGYIEFQNSGDINRVLINQGFILVLMACVILHELGHALMARRFNIKTEKIILLPIGGVATLEKMPEKPGQELLVALAGPAVNLIIAIVIALLIPIKSYFNFEAVFVDEILYSTSFQNFLFYLFIVNILLVLFNLVPAFPMDGGRVLRALLTYKLGRVEATQIASGIGQAMAFVFFILGFFLNPFLILIAFFIFFAAYGENQMVQQESLLKGHTVKEATLTAITILNPENSVQEVIDLILAGTERDFVVAENGNVVGIVSQKDIIKNVKTPNMHLKNIMKKDVEAIESSVEISTILQLFGKEKNKFYPVTKNGKLIGAIDMYNVSEFMILKAQNSINV from the coding sequence ATGAAAGGTTTTTTAGACTTAGGAAAAGTTGTAGGTGTGCAACTTAAAGTACATTGGACATTTGCATTATTACTTATTTGGGCTGGGTACATAGAATTTCAAAATAGTGGAGATATCAATAGAGTACTTATAAATCAAGGATTTATATTGGTATTGATGGCTTGTGTAATTTTACATGAACTTGGGCATGCATTAATGGCAAGACGTTTTAATATTAAAACAGAAAAAATAATATTATTGCCTATAGGTGGGGTGGCTACTTTAGAAAAAATGCCAGAAAAACCTGGTCAAGAATTGCTGGTTGCACTAGCAGGTCCGGCCGTTAACCTTATTATAGCTATAGTAATAGCTTTACTAATTCCAATAAAAAGTTACTTTAATTTTGAAGCAGTATTTGTTGATGAAATTCTCTATTCCACTTCATTTCAAAATTTTTTATTCTATCTTTTCATTGTAAATATACTGCTCGTATTATTTAATCTTGTCCCTGCATTTCCTATGGATGGTGGTCGAGTGCTTAGAGCTTTGTTAACTTATAAATTAGGAAGAGTAGAGGCAACGCAAATAGCCTCAGGTATTGGTCAAGCCATGGCCTTTGTATTTTTTATACTGGGCTTTTTTTTAAATCCTTTTTTAATATTAATCGCCTTCTTCATTTTTTTTGCTGCCTATGGGGAGAACCAAATGGTACAACAAGAATCGTTATTAAAAGGGCATACTGTAAAAGAAGCTACCTTAACTGCAATCACTATTTTAAACCCAGAAAATAGCGTTCAAGAAGTTATTGACCTTATTCTTGCAGGTACTGAGAGAGATTTTGTAGTTGCAGAAAATGGTAATGTAGTAGGTATTGTTAGCCAAAAAGATATTATCAAAAATGTAAAAACGCCAAATATGCACTTAAAAAACATCATGAAGAAAGATGTTGAAGCCATTGAATCGTCGGTTGAAATAAGTACGATTTTACAGCTTTTTGGCAAAGAAAAAAATAAATTTTACCCCGTTACTAAAAACGGAAAACTTATAGGTGCAATAGATATGTACAATGTAAGTGAGTTTATGATTTTAAAGGCACAAAATAGCATAAACGTTTAG
- a CDS encoding DUF6799 domain-containing protein → MKKLLFLTAFIAIGTSALFSQDKDQVRDRDQDRLMLVDGDVLQIRDRDQIRLQDPITLKDGTMVYADGSYMTRDRDRLQLKDGECLDNDGIKYRNEYQYRFKVQQENKGLSEAQIQERNQNRFQIMVIDGEAFQIRNQEQNRLQQQLNLGDGIVVNPDGSYQDEQRKQLKLQEGECINMDGAMFKNTYQHRKIMAKKNIMKNKVKTKPMVQKKKKGTE, encoded by the coding sequence ATGAAAAAATTACTTTTTTTAACAGCATTTATAGCCATAGGAACTAGTGCTTTGTTTTCTCAAGATAAAGATCAAGTTCGCGATAGAGACCAAGACCGCCTAATGTTGGTTGATGGTGATGTACTTCAAATACGTGATCGTGACCAAATTCGTTTGCAAGACCCAATTACCTTAAAAGATGGGACAATGGTATATGCAGATGGTTCTTATATGACCAGAGATCGAGACAGATTGCAATTGAAAGATGGGGAGTGTTTAGACAATGATGGTATAAAGTATAGAAATGAATATCAATACCGGTTCAAGGTTCAACAAGAAAATAAAGGTTTAAGCGAGGCACAAATTCAGGAGCGTAATCAAAACAGATTTCAAATAATGGTAATAGATGGAGAAGCCTTTCAAATTAGAAATCAGGAACAAAATAGACTTCAACAGCAACTTAACCTTGGTGATGGCATTGTAGTAAATCCGGATGGAAGTTACCAAGATGAGCAAAGAAAACAATTGAAACTTCAAGAAGGGGAATGTATTAATATGGATGGTGCCATGTTTAAAAATACCTACCAGCATAGAAAAATAATGGCTAAAAAAAACATAATGAAGAATAAAGTAAAAACAAAGCCAATGGTGCAAAAAAAGAAAAAAGGTACAGAATAA